The Pantoea phytobeneficialis genome has a segment encoding these proteins:
- the ubiU gene encoding ubiquinone anaerobic biosynthesis protein UbiU — protein MELLCPAGNLPALKSAVEHGADAVYVGLKDDTNARHFAGLNFTDKKLAEAARYLHQHRRKLHVAINTFAHPDGMNRWQQAIDIAAQNGADALILADIATLEYAAKHYPQVERHLSVQASATNLEAIRFYHRHFQLHRVVLPRVLSLHQVKQLARETPVPLEVFAFGSLCIMAEGRCYLSSWLTGESPNSAGACSPAKFVRWQQTPNGMESRLNEVLIDRYGPDESAGYPTLCKGRYEVDDQRYHVLEEPTSLNTLSLLPDLLRAGVASVKIEGRQRSPAYVAQVAKVWRQAIDRCIAAPEQFAVQTPWMQALGELSEGSQTTLGAYHRDWQ, from the coding sequence ATGGAACTGCTGTGCCCGGCGGGTAATCTGCCTGCGCTGAAATCGGCGGTGGAGCATGGCGCCGACGCCGTTTATGTCGGCCTGAAAGACGATACCAATGCCCGCCACTTTGCCGGCCTTAATTTTACCGATAAAAAACTGGCCGAAGCCGCGCGCTATCTGCACCAGCATCGGCGCAAACTGCATGTGGCGATTAACACGTTTGCCCATCCCGATGGCATGAATCGCTGGCAGCAAGCGATTGATATCGCTGCCCAGAATGGTGCAGATGCGCTGATCCTCGCGGATATCGCCACGCTGGAATATGCGGCGAAGCACTATCCACAGGTTGAACGTCATCTGTCGGTACAGGCTTCGGCCACCAATCTGGAAGCGATCCGTTTTTATCATCGCCATTTTCAGTTGCACCGCGTGGTGCTGCCGCGCGTACTGTCGCTACATCAGGTGAAACAGCTGGCGCGTGAAACACCCGTCCCGCTGGAGGTGTTCGCTTTTGGCAGCCTGTGCATCATGGCCGAAGGTCGTTGTTATCTCTCCTCATGGCTGACGGGTGAATCGCCCAACAGCGCCGGAGCCTGCTCACCCGCCAAATTCGTGCGCTGGCAGCAGACGCCAAATGGCATGGAGTCACGCCTGAATGAAGTATTGATTGACCGTTACGGCCCCGATGAAAGCGCCGGTTATCCCACCCTGTGTAAGGGGCGCTATGAAGTCGATGACCAGCGTTATCACGTCCTGGAAGAACCGACCAGCCTGAACACCCTGTCGCTGTTGCCGGACTTGCTGCGGGCCGGTGTGGCATCCGTGAAGATCGAAGGACGCCAGCGCAGCCCGGCCTACGTGGCGCAAGTGGCGAAAGTGTGGCGCCAGGCGATTGATCGATGTATCGCCGCACCGGAACAGTTTGCCGTGCAGACCCCGTGGATGCAGGCGTTGGGAGAACTTTCTGAAGGTAGCCAGACCACGCTCGGCGCTTACCATCGCGACTGGCAGTAA
- a CDS encoding permease, which translates to MTQLTSTAAATRFAWWKPLLFLLVVIVGLWYVKWQPYYGKAFTAAETHSIGKSILANADASPWRAALDYAMVYFLAVWKAAVLGVLLGSLVQVLIPRSWLLRLMGKNRFGSALIGTGLGLPGMMCTCCAAPVASGLRQSQVSSGAAMAFWLANPILNPATLIFMGFVLGWQFAAIRLVAGIIMVLGIAWLVQRSVPQKVGALEARASVPPEEPFLQRWWRVLWRLFWNTIPLYVAAVLLLGAARVWLFPHADGAVGNTLFWVVVMAVAGCLFVIPTAAEIPIVQTMMLAGMGIAPALALLLTLPAVSVPSLLMLHRAFPARALWIALLGVACSGMLVGVLALWLA; encoded by the coding sequence ATGACTCAACTCACTTCAACTGCTGCGGCAACGCGTTTTGCCTGGTGGAAACCGCTGCTATTTCTGCTGGTGGTGATTGTTGGCCTCTGGTACGTCAAATGGCAACCCTACTACGGCAAAGCCTTCACGGCGGCAGAGACTCATTCGATCGGTAAATCGATTTTAGCCAACGCGGATGCGTCACCCTGGCGTGCCGCGCTGGATTACGCGATGGTCTATTTTCTGGCGGTGTGGAAAGCAGCGGTACTCGGCGTACTGCTCGGATCGCTGGTACAGGTGCTGATCCCCCGTAGCTGGCTGTTGCGTCTGATGGGCAAGAACCGTTTTGGTTCCGCATTGATTGGCACCGGGCTTGGGCTACCTGGCATGATGTGTACGTGCTGTGCCGCACCGGTTGCGTCGGGTTTGCGGCAGTCGCAAGTTTCCAGCGGTGCGGCGATGGCATTCTGGCTGGCAAACCCGATACTGAATCCGGCCACCCTGATTTTTATGGGTTTTGTCCTGGGCTGGCAGTTCGCGGCCATCCGCCTGGTGGCGGGGATCATCATGGTGCTGGGCATTGCCTGGCTGGTGCAACGTAGCGTGCCGCAGAAAGTCGGTGCACTTGAGGCCAGGGCATCGGTCCCCCCGGAAGAACCCTTTCTCCAGCGCTGGTGGCGGGTGCTGTGGCGGCTGTTCTGGAATACCATTCCGTTGTATGTGGCGGCGGTGCTGCTGCTTGGCGCGGCCCGCGTCTGGCTGTTCCCGCATGCGGATGGGGCCGTGGGTAACACGTTGTTCTGGGTGGTGGTGATGGCAGTGGCGGGATGCCTGTTTGTCATCCCGACTGCGGCAGAGATCCCGATTGTCCAGACCATGATGCTGGCCGGGATGGGCATCGCGCCCGCGCTGGCATTGCTGCTGACATTGCCAGCGGTCAGCGTCCCCTCATTACTGATGCTGCACCGGGCATTCCCGGCTCGCGCGTTGTGGATAGCCTTGTTGGGCGTCGCTTGCAGCGGAATGCTGGTCGGTGTGCTCGCCCTGTGGCTGGCGTAG
- a CDS encoding GNAT family N-acetyltransferase, translating to MLIRTEIGVDAASIDSLLKRCFASAAEAELVQQLREDGLLTLGVVATDDEGQVLGYAAFSPVTLQGEDRGWVALAPLAVDETVRKQGIGKQLVYEGLDALNEFGYSAVVVLGDPAYYNAFGFEPAARHGLHCRWTGSEAAFQVYKLADDAFVGAEGQIDFAEPFNRFA from the coding sequence ATGTTAATTCGTACTGAAATTGGTGTTGATGCAGCCAGCATCGACAGCCTGTTAAAGCGCTGTTTTGCCAGCGCCGCCGAAGCGGAACTGGTACAACAGTTACGTGAAGATGGTTTGCTGACCCTCGGCGTGGTGGCGACTGATGATGAAGGCCAGGTATTGGGTTACGCCGCCTTCAGCCCGGTAACCTTGCAGGGTGAGGATCGCGGCTGGGTGGCGTTGGCACCGCTGGCGGTGGACGAGACGGTACGTAAACAGGGTATCGGTAAACAGCTGGTGTACGAGGGATTAGACGCGCTGAACGAATTTGGTTACAGCGCGGTGGTGGTGTTGGGTGACCCGGCTTACTACAATGCCTTCGGTTTTGAACCGGCAGCGCGTCATGGTTTGCATTGCCGCTGGACCGGTTCAGAAGCGGCGTTTCAGGTGTACAAGTTGGCCGACGATGCGTTCGTCGGGGCAGAAGGGCAGATCGATTTTGCCGAGCCTTTCAATCGCTTTGCGTAA
- the ubiT gene encoding ubiquinone anaerobic biosynthesis accessory factor UbiT has protein sequence MVFTRLRGLIVEKGPKFLGLPVSLTPFALKKAVLQQLLNWQFRHALAEGELDFLEGRSLGIEISDINLRWMTTLQDGRLTVSHDTEADVWFRGEANDLLLVAARKADPDMLFFQRRLVIEGDTELGLEVKNLMDAIELDAMPTPLRTGLQQLAAFVEAGLKQDAKASESRARISC, from the coding sequence ATGGTGTTTACTCGCTTACGCGGCCTGATTGTTGAAAAAGGCCCAAAATTCCTCGGGTTACCGGTTTCATTGACCCCTTTTGCGCTGAAAAAAGCCGTTTTGCAACAACTCCTAAACTGGCAATTTCGCCATGCTTTGGCTGAAGGTGAGTTAGACTTTCTGGAAGGACGTTCCCTGGGGATCGAAATCAGCGACATCAATTTGCGCTGGATGACGACCTTGCAGGATGGGCGTCTGACCGTTTCACACGATACAGAGGCTGATGTCTGGTTTCGTGGTGAAGCTAACGATCTGTTGCTGGTGGCAGCACGCAAAGCAGACCCCGATATGTTGTTCTTTCAACGCCGCCTGGTGATTGAAGGCGACACGGAGCTGGGACTGGAGGTGAAAAACCTGATGGATGCCATTGAACTGGATGCCATGCCCACGCCGTTGCGCACGGGGTTGCAACAGCTGGCTGCCTTTGTTGAGGCAGGACTGAAACAGGACGCGAAGGCCAGTGAGTCGCGCGCGAGGATCTCATGTTAA
- a CDS encoding GIY-YIG nuclease family protein — translation MEQGWQLYMLQTAAGMLYTGITTDVNRRLQQHQQGRGARSLRGKGPLTLVFHCDAGDRAAASRLEYQVKQLSRAQKLQLVAQQPLNLTNWFTQSD, via the coding sequence ATGGAGCAGGGCTGGCAGCTTTATATGCTGCAAACCGCCGCAGGCATGCTTTACACCGGCATCACAACGGATGTTAACCGGCGTTTACAACAGCATCAGCAGGGGCGTGGAGCACGATCACTGCGCGGCAAAGGCCCGCTGACGCTGGTATTTCACTGTGATGCCGGGGATCGCGCCGCCGCATCACGACTGGAGTATCAGGTTAAACAGTTAAGCCGGGCGCAAAAGTTACAACTGGTAGCGCAACAACCGCTCAACCTGACGAACTGGTTTACGCAAAGCGATTGA
- a CDS encoding YhbP family protein — protein MSDHSHLIRYLKKQHALSLCATDGDDLWCANCFYVFDESRMVFWLMTEPDTRHGQLMLANPRVAGTVNGQPKTVLLIKGVQYRGHIQRLRDEAEQQARHAYQKRFPISRAVTAPLWEIVLEEVKMTDNALGFGKKIVWQRAD, from the coding sequence GTGTCCGACCATTCCCATCTGATTCGCTACCTGAAGAAACAGCATGCGCTGTCGCTGTGCGCGACAGACGGTGACGATCTCTGGTGCGCCAACTGTTTTTATGTTTTTGATGAATCCCGCATGGTGTTCTGGCTGATGACCGAGCCAGATACCCGTCATGGTCAACTGATGTTGGCTAATCCGCGCGTGGCGGGCACGGTTAACGGGCAGCCGAAAACCGTGTTGCTGATTAAGGGTGTACAATATCGCGGCCATATTCAGCGCTTAAGGGATGAAGCCGAGCAACAGGCCCGTCATGCCTACCAGAAACGTTTCCCCATTTCGCGAGCCGTCACGGCTCCACTGTGGGAAATAGTGCTGGAAGAAGTGAAGATGACGGATAACGCGCTGGGGTTTGGCAAAAAAATTGTCTGGCAGCGCGCGGATTAA